The Lolium perenne isolate Kyuss_39 chromosome 6, Kyuss_2.0, whole genome shotgun sequence genome segment gccacgaagagacggataggggtatactgcccgttagatcagtggatcaacggttcgtggagtcgatccgtgtgacaacggctcaaccaatcaggataagtttgggcttctcagagcatttgtgacagtacttgagggcaaaactgagtagtactaagaatccaagggcacataaatagtaaatagactaagggattcaaacaaaagaattacaaaatgaaaaatgtgtgttttgtacaatataattcatattgggctacatcaaattatttgcaattcaaatatacatgagtgtgacaattatgacatcatttagacaaactatgttttgggaaagatgttttgcaaaggggtttgggtggaaaaccaatcatcttcatagctacactagtgattctgagaagtggcaatttgtggtaaaacttgatttatatatgtttgttaaggttttctaggtggcaggttgcgtaggaagactccatgagtagttgccactatgtttttattttttttggatttttttgcgcatgaaatgactcaattagctatgttaatctcatttgttgactctctgttgaacaGCTACTAGAGGGTAAaccgagtatattgcacttgccggtctaagtcctcgaggggaaaactgagtacagataaaatttctgtataaggcctgaggttataactgagtacaccaaacgtcccagggttagactcgtgtagcggtgcacgctgcagccgtgcatagcggacgcgtgttgcggtacatgccaccttcgtctttatagagcccctctttctctccctcgacgcacgttctccggCTCACCGCAACCGCCtctctgtcccatcatcttctccacaaccgaagaaaaaccccgaagaaaaccgccggcgatggagaagaatgagatgcccattgtcggcacatcagccgccgccccgtctaggccctgtcgctgcttccaacgtagcagccggcggcggatcggccgccgccccgtccaggcccctgtccctgcttccaacgtagcagccggcggatcggccgccgcccccgtccaggcccctgtcgctgcttccaacgtagcagtcggcgcatcggccgccgccaccgtccagtcccccgtcgcttggaacccgtacgaaccagtgcaatacgacgcaccggagaacccctacgacaccagcatcgtcgacaacgagccggaggtaaccctttgttcccttgttcttatctcatttcaatcattttgtgttagatctagcgttattacggttcgtctgttcctagttcaatccttttgtgttagatcttgcgttattactgtcATTCTGctcctagttcgatccttttgtgttagatcttgcgttattagtgtttgtgatttgcttttgtttaagatttgtgccgatgatgatgaatatttgggcataaattgattcagtGGTTTGGTcgataaacaattggtgtgtacaaatttgttgtgcatgatctttggtttgtcgactcaaatcctggatataagtgtgtccaatgtaatcgaggctacctcttttttcgagcccatattatcatgcatgatttttgttcactctctgttccatcatcgttgcaattgactccgtttttttgcacgatctttggtgctacgtgacagtgcAGAGCGgcgacgtcgacagcgatgacgagtccttccacaccaagactcgtcacgtcctcaggaggctgcagtccggccattacgatggcccctttgctcgaggcatttacaagtgccccttctgcaacaggaagctccgcgccaccgacttcaactccctggtgaaccatgctgaatccattggcagatgtggcgctagagttggaaggaccgtgaacgtgcatgcgtacatggccaaacacaaagcacttgagattcacctgcgcaacctccaagcgagtcacacgcgctacctggaggcgttgaacgtgcctctGCACTCttcgtatgtgactgctctatctcagagagcagcttaaattcatgtaaaatgtagcttatgttggatctatcggtactacttttggatctgtcctgaatatatctatgctatgttggttgctgtatgcagcttatcctatattttctctctggatttgtgccctagatttcctacctgattgggtaaaaacgaaggcataaagaaatgaatggcgttaaaaaacagaaggacaagctgctctagatttgctaccaatttgggctatcaaatatgaatgagatcgagcgagagagaggaaaaaggtacattgaaaactgctaatctgggcgaaagagacagaaaccactcgtgctcccgtcccggacccacacggctccacacgctacggccccacaaatatggtctcgtcctgtcccacgcggtcccttcctaccagccccacacgacgcgatcccacacgacgcgaccccacaaacgacacgaccccactcgtcagcacggaacggtcaacttaacggattccttccgtccgagctccttctgcggattcagacaagggcttggggaaaactgaggaaaaactaaggagctggggaaaactgagcacaactaaggaaccgagggcacgaaaatagaaatccctttttttTAATGCTGCCTTACTATTATAGTTTTGCTTTATTAACTTTTGCTTTTTGCTGCTGCTTAGTTCATGCTGGTTTTATCAGTATTCTTCATTCTACATTTGCTGCAACCTATTTTTGCTTCAGTAATAATCAAATTTTGCTATTTCTTTTGTAGATTCCAGCTCGTTACAAGCACCTGTACGATAAGCATAAGGCTATTTATGCTGCTGATGTCGAAGCAACTATGAAGAACCTTGGTGTTGCGCTGAAACGCATGTATTCTCAGCGCATGTACGCTCTATTGGTTGACGTTGATGCTCTTATCCAAGAAGGCGATGGTCCAAGTATTGTGTTTCCATCAGAAGCAAATGGTGAGCAAAGCACAAATCCCAATGTATCTACAGAAGAACAGGATGCTGCAAAGGATGGTCAAAATACAATGGATGAAGGAGATCACAACAGCGGAGatcacaacagcggtgatgaaactGAAGAAGATGTTGACTTACAGACTGATGCAATGGAAGATTATCCGGAGGTCCATGCTCGCAGCGGCATACCAGATGTTCCACAGCCTGCAATAATTGTTGATGCTTTGTTTAAACAAGGCTACACTGGTGAGTTCAACTCTGTTGATAGTCCGGTGAGATCTCCGTTTCGTTCTAGTATTCCAGAGGGTGTATCTACAGAATCCTGGAACCGTGCTCCGGATCCTCCTTCAATGGATTTGTTTCCTCAAGGTTCCGAAGAATGGGAGTTCTTCAATGCAATCCCAGACAGAACAAGTCTTAGATCAACTGTTGATACTGCTGCATCTTCTGATATGTGTCCAGTTCCTGTGCCTGAGTTGGAGAAGCCACTGTCTGTCGGAAAAACAGCTTGTTCAGCTGATGTGGATGATGTGGTTAATCCACCTCCTGCAGCTGTTCTGAAGAAACCATCTGGTGCGGCTGTTCTGGATAATCCAACTGTTGCGACTGTTCTGAAGAAACCACCCGCTGCAGCTGCTGTCGAGATGGTACATGTTGTGGCTGCCGTGGAAAAGGCACCTGATGTGGCTGCCGTGGAGAATCCAACTGCTGCGGCTGCTGTGGAGAATAAGGCACCTGCTCCGCCTGCTGTGGAGAATCCAGTTGTTGCGGATGTTCTGAAGATACCACCCGCTGCAACTGCCGTGGATCCTCCGGAGAATCACGGTAAAGAGTCTGATGTGGATAACCTGCCTGCTGCGGCTGTTCTGAAGATTCCACCTGTTACAAGTATGTGTTTTTTGTATATCTTTTTGTGAACATTTCTTGGGTTCCATGGCTGCAGCTTATTTGTGTTTTGGTTTTTTTTGCAGCAAGCGAGAATGATTCAACCATTCAAAATTTCATACTTGTTGAAGCTGCTGTTTTGGGTGAGCCAAAGACACCAATTGGCCCCAAGAGTGCAGGTGCACTGTCTGTTTCAACGTTTTATAGTCTTTGTATGCTTTGTTTCAATTGGTTGACACACCCTCTGTCTTTCCTTGTTTTTCTTCTACCTCTGCAGATGTCATTGTGGATTCTGTTGAGAAAGATGCTACTACTGGGGTAGATACAGTTGATAAGAGGAATAGAGCAAAGAGAGCAGCAAAGGATGAGCTTTCACCTCCTAAAATGAAGAAGATTCGGGTCTCTCAAGATACAATTCATACGTACGAAAATTTTTTCATACATGGTCGGAAATTAAAGAGGCAGCCGAAGAATGATATGCCGTGAGTTCACATTTTTTGTTATTTTTTGCATTTTTGTTAAAACAGTATGTTTCTTTATTAAATAGATGTTGCTTCAATTGATACTACAATGTGCTTCTTTGGTTCAATTTAGGAGTCTCAATATTATAAATGTATTGCTTCATTACATGAAACTTTTTGCTTCTAAGCATTTAACTGGCCTTTTTATGTTTTTATATA includes the following:
- the LOC139832380 gene encoding uncharacterized protein, translated to MFLQFLPLSSTPYAQTVQPPETGETGEDVEVNPSASLNEWLVPGFPNSQELEIPARYKHLYDKHKAIYAADVEATMKNLGVALKRMYSQRMYALLVDVDALIQEGDGPSIVFPSEANGEQSTNPNVSTEEQDAAKDGQNTMDEGDHNSGDHNSGDETEEDVDLQTDAMEDYPEVHARSGIPDVPQPAIIVDALFKQGYTGEFNSVDSPVRSPFRSSIPEGVSTESWNRAPDPPSMDLFPQGSEEWEFFNAIPDRTSLRSTVDTAASSDMCPVPVPELEKPLSVGKTACSADVDDVVNPPPAAVLKKPSGAAVLDNPTVATVLKKPPAAAAVEMVHVVAAVEKAPDVAAVENPTAAAAVENKAPAPPAVENPVVADVLKIPPAATAVDPPENHGKESDVDNLPAAAVLKIPPVTTSENDSTIQNFILVEAAVLGEPKTPIGPKSADVIVDSVEKDATTGVDTVDKRNRAKRAAKDELSPPKMKKIRVSQDTIHTYENFFIHGRKLKRQPKNDMPKAFVQIGRSFCTYRSFVASLKPRMPLDSQVMDVWTEKFNRESTLLAAKSNRAKKKYAFSQHMVSKLIVDPATFNPNECMKDFKSEVSKSKMLKDDLLYFPVVKDYHWIVCSVNLVHKQYHIFDSLLKADGTSKLQEAANNLFTNFRRLVNESGVAKIDWSVYNLSTPYHPQQRTTFDCGFFCLLYMDHFTGKVVAEFDDKVILDFRKYIASSLINNRDNAESVEKLMDAELQSK